One stretch of Macrotis lagotis isolate mMagLag1 chromosome 7, bilby.v1.9.chrom.fasta, whole genome shotgun sequence DNA includes these proteins:
- the TAS2R40 gene encoding taste receptor type 2 member 40, whose product MATLTTDYTDNVISEPVFLITLIVPGIECITGMIGNGFIVTTNAIEWFQNKRLSTSDSILTILSCLRLLLQFWLTLENTYSLLFRLSYNQNIVYKTFKIIFMFLTYSNLWFAAWLNVFYCIRIANFTHPLFLRLKWRITGLMPWLLCLSIFLSLVCSFPILKDVYNVYVNTSIPVPSSNATENKYFTETNVVNFAVIYNLAIFIPLIMFIFAATLLILSLKRHTLQMKNNATGSRNPSIEAHMGAIKTISFFLLLYIFYFVAVILYMANVLYANSFGIILCKIIMAAYPAGHSVLLIFGNPKLRRTLKKLQQNMKVNLKVWKK is encoded by the coding sequence atggcaacatTAACTACCGATTACACGGATAATGTCATATCTGAACCTGTCTTTTTGATCACCTTAATAGTACCAGGAATTGAGTGCATCACCGGCATGATCGGAAATGGTTTCATTGTGACTACGAATGCTATTGAGTGGTTCCAGAACAAAAGACTCTCCACTAGCGATTCTATTTTGACAATTCTGAGCTGTCTGAGACTTTTGCTGCAGTTCTGGTTGACATTGGAAAATACTTACAGTTTATTATTTCGACTTTCTTATAATCAAAATATAGTGTataaaactttcaaaattatcttcATGTTCCTGACCTATTCCAATCTCTGGTTTGCTGCATGGCTCAACGTCTTCTATTGCATCAGGATTGCCAATTTCACTCATCCCCTGTTCCTTAGGCTAAAATGGAGAATCACTGGATTAATGCCCTGGCTCCTCTGTCTATCAATCTTCCTTTCTTTGGTCTGCAGTTTTCCCATTTTAAAGGATGTCTACAATGTTTATGTTAATACTTCCATCCCAGTTCCCTCTTCCAATGCcacagaaaataaatactttacagAAACCAATGTGGTTAACTTTGCTGTTATCTATAACCTGGCCATTTTCATTCCTCTAATCATGTTCATTTTTGCAGCAACTCTATTGATCCTCTCTCTAAAGAGACATACACTACAAATGAAGAATAATGCCACAGGTTCCAGAAATCCCAGCATTGAAGCTCACATGGGGGCAATCAAAACCATTAGTTTCTTCCTACTTCTCTACATTTTCTACTTTGTGGCTGTGATCCTTTATATGGCAAATGTCCTTTATGCCAATagctttggaattattttgtgcAAAATTATCATGGCAGCCTACCCAGCTGGTCACTCAGTTCTCCTGATCTTTGGCAATCCCAAACTAAGGAGGACCTTGAAGAAGCTTCAGCAGAATATGAAAGTGAACCTAAAAGTTTGGAAGAAGTAA